Proteins from one Hemibagrus wyckioides isolate EC202008001 linkage group LG16, SWU_Hwy_1.0, whole genome shotgun sequence genomic window:
- the LOC131367156 gene encoding protein kinase C-like 1, translated as MFTEHSLSDATQHNLKILVVYGADGEDSVFILHVFILLEGRWTGRGLACAAGMLALTTAGYCAYRWLKRSSDLQAAEDQAAHGSSVDVVEEAETTEVTDPSVLLLCTEHDPQMSADALVSEINIQLQRTSLDPEKSAVILLLTEMMATMDEEMQSNPVVHMPHHERESSLLQGDDTYLPDGENICFPGPLMRSKIQMDDVLRFIKRKSEECLQKVEEPDQKEAYFFWQMMELRCSKNGKAPLADIATVLFKSYRLLKKRGEVNNQDSWCLQLAELLCSADPDDEILDALTQMGEDLDSRGLWYAAQLCFIAAMEELQILQSPSFELIGCNSLPISQSAMREAIQRSEVYEYVCSLTTGLPQPNFQIFKCYHASKLTEFGLFDQALEYCETIATAIARFPLLITKTTMEMTIALSEKLQQGKGEEPEWLLNLRQLYADEEFKLRNSECGLMTSEMFTLQRPRREGHITPWEVFESLYTPGELLGEGGFGSVCAGVRKADGKQVAIKYVGMEMNEAFITIPGETHSLPLEVALMQMVSKPCHHENVLQLIEWFEMSDCYILILERPSPCTDLLKFLKGHKGRLSEPLAQRIMRQVVQAAHHCSDCGVLHRDIKPENILINTDTLQLKLIDFGCGDLLQDIPYRYYAGTTAYSPPEWLCEGEYLGVPATVWSLGVLLFEMMCGDLPFQCEDDIIARDLHFAHDLSEGCRDLILCCLALYPHSRPTFEEILSHRWFEEPQKNV; from the exons GTAGATGGACAGGCCGGGGACTGGCCTGCGCCGCCGGGATGCTCGCGCTCACCACCGCGGGATACTGCGCGTATCGCTGGCTGAAGAGGAGCAGCGATCTTCAAGCTGCTGAAGATCAAGCTGCTCACG GATCTAGTGTTGATGTTGTGGAGGAAGCAGAGACCACCGAG gtcACTGATCCAAGCGTCCTGCTCCTTTGCACTGAACACGATCCTCAGATGTCAGCTGATGCcctg GTCTCTGAGATAAATATCCAGCTCCAGCGCACCAGCCTTGACCCGGAGAAGTccgctgtcattctg TTATTaacagaaatgatggccacaaTGGACGAGGAAATGCAGAGCAACCCTGTTGTTCATATGCCCCATCACGAGAGAGAAAGCAGCCTCTTACAAGGTGATGACACCTACCTGCCTGATGGGGAGAACATCTGTTTTCCTGGCCCGCTGATGAG AAGTAAGATCCAGATGGATGACGTGCTGCGTTTCATCAAGAGGAAGTCCGAGGAGTGCCTACAAAAGGTGGAGGAACCTGACCAGAAGGAGGCCTATTTCTTCTGGCAGATGATGGAGCTGCGTTGCAGCAAAAATGGA AAAGCACCGCTGGCAGACATCGCCACTGTCCTTTTCAAGAGCTACAGGCTTCTGAAGAAAAGG GGAGAAGTTAACAACCAAGACAGCTGGTGTCTTCAGCTGGCGGAACTTTTGTGCTCTGCCGACCCAGATGATGAGATTTTGGATGCCTTGACTCAAATGGGAGAGGACCTTG ACTCCAGAGGACTGTGGTATGCTGCACAGCTGTGCTTCATCGCTGCAATGGAGGAGCTGCAGATTTTACAGAGCCCCAGCTTTGAGCTTATTGGCTGTAACAG TCtgccaatcagccaatcagccaTGAGGGAAGCAATCCAACGTTCTGAGGTGTATGAATATGTATGCTCCCTGACCACAGGGCTTCCCCAGCCAAATTTCCAG ATCTTCAAGTGCTATCACGCCAGCAAGCTAACAGAGTTTGGCCTTTTCGACCAAGCCTTGGAGTACTGTGAGACCATTGCTACAGCAATTGCTAGATTTCCACTATTAATCACGAAGACCACGATGGAAATGACCATTGCG CTGTCTGAGAAGCTACAGCAAGGAAAGGGAGAAGAACCAGAATGGCTCCTAAACCTTCGTCAACTGTACGCCGACGAAGAGTTTAAGCTGAGGAACTCCGAATGTGGCCTTATGACTAGCGAGATGTTCACTCTCCAGCGTCCACGTCGGGAAGGCCACATTACACCATGGG aggTGTTTGAGTCCCTGTACACTCCGGGAGAGCTGCTGGGTGAAGGAGGCTTCGGGAGTGTCTGTGCAGGAGTCCGAAAGGCTGATGGAAAACAG GTTGCCATTAAATATGTGGGAATGGAGATGAACGAAGCTTTCATCACCATT cCTGGAGAGACACACAGCCTTCCTCTGGAGGTTGCATTAATGCAAATGGTGTCCAAGCCCTGTCACCATGAGAATGTCTTACAGCTGATCGAGTGGTTCGAGATGTCCGACTGTTACATCTTGATCTTGGAGCGACCCAGCCCCTGCACAGACCTCCTAAAATTCCTGAAAGGTCACAAAGGCCGACTGTCAGAACCACTGGCACAACGCATCATGCGTCAGGTGGTTCAGGCCGCTCACCACTGCTCTGACTGTGGTGTCCTGCACCGGGACATCAAGCCAGAGAATATACTCATCAACACCGACACACTGCAGCTGAAGCTGATAGACTTTGGCTGTGGTGATTTGCTGCAGGACATCCCCTACAGATATTATGCAG GAACTACAGCTTACTCCCCACCTGAGTGGTTATGTGAGGGCGAGTATTTAGGTGTTCCTGCTACCGTCTGGAGTCTGGGAGTTCTACTGTTCGAGATGATGTGTGGAGACCTGCCCTTCCAGTGCGAAGACGACATCATTGCCCGGGACTTGCACTTCGCTCACGACCTGTCTGAAG gttgCCGTGACCTGATCCTGTGTTGTCTGGCGCTATATCCTCACTCGCGCCCAACGTTCGAGGAAATCCTCAGCCACAGATGGTTTGAGGAACCTCAGAAGAATGTTtag